A region from the Leopardus geoffroyi isolate Oge1 chromosome E3, O.geoffroyi_Oge1_pat1.0, whole genome shotgun sequence genome encodes:
- the SPNS1 gene encoding protein spinster homolog 1 isoform X4: MTGSGTTWRRPWCSGGAERRRLQWAPNRVGSSVGPERGRARPPGTMSGSDTAPFLSQADDTDDGPVPGTPGLPGSMGNSKSEDPEVPDREGLQHITGLSPGHSALIVAVLCYINLLNYMDRFTVAGVLPDIEQFFDIGDSSSGLIQTDQRSRMLSVFYFAIPVGSGLGYIAGSKVKDMAGDWHWALRVTPGLGVVAVLLLFLVVREPPRGAVERHSDSPPLNPTSWWADLRALARNPSFILSSLGFTAVAFVTGSLALWAPAFLLRSRVVLGETPPCLPGDSCSSSDSLIFGLITCLTGVLGVGLGVEISRRLRRSNPRADPLVCAAGLLGSAPFLFLSLACARGSIVATYIFIFIGETLLSMNWAVVADILLYVVIPTRRSTAEAFQIVLSHLLGDAGSPYLVGLISDRLRRSWPPSFLSEFRALQFSLMLCAFVGALGGAAFLGTAIFIEGDRRQAQLHVQGLLREAGPTDDRIVVPRRGRSTRVPVSSVLI, encoded by the exons ATGACCGGCTCCGGGACAACATGGCGGCGGCCGTGGTGCAGCGGCGGGGCTGAGCGACGGCGATTGCAGTGGGCTCCTaacaggg TGGGATCGTCGGTGGGACCGGAGCGCGGGCGGGCGAGGCCCCCCGGGACCATGTCCGGGTCCGACACCGCGCCCTTCCTCAGCCAGGCGGATGACACGGACGACGGGCCGGTGCCCGGCACCCCGGGGTTACCGGGGTCCATGGGGAACTCGAAGTCCGAGGATCCCGAGGTCCCGGACCGAGAGGGGCTGCAGCATATCACCGGCTTGTCTCCGGGCCATTCGGCTCTCATAGTGGCGGTGCTGTGCTACATCAACCTCCTCAACTACATGGACCGCTTCACCGTGGCTG GCGTCCTTCCAGACATTGAGCAGTTCTTCGACATCGGAGACAGCAGCTCCGGCCTCATCCAGACCG ACcagcgaagtcggatgcttagtgTGTTCTACTTTGCCATCCCGGTGGGCAG TGGTCTGGGTTACATTGCAGGCTCCAAAGTGAAAGATATGGCCGGGGACTGGCACTGGGCTCTGCGG GTGACACCAGGTCTAGGAGTGGTGGCTGTTCTGCTGCTGTTCCTGGTAGTCCGGGAGCCGCCACGGGGAGCTGTGGAACGCCACTCAGACTCACCGCCCCTGAACCCCACCTCGTGGTGGGCAGATCTGAGGGCTCTGGCAAGGAA TCCTAGTTTCATcctctcttcccttggcttcaCTGCTGTGGCCTTCGTCACGGGCTCCCTGGCTCTTTGGGCTCCTGCATTCTTGCTGCGTTCCCGTGTGGTCTTGGGGGAGACCCCCCCCTGCCTTCCTGGAGACTCCTGCTCTTCCTCTGACAG cctcatCTTTGGGCTCATCACCTGCCTGACCGGGGTCCTGGGTGTGGGCCTGGGCGTGGAGATCAGCCGCCGCCTCCGCCGTTCCAACCCCCGGGCTGACCCACTGGTCTGTGCTGCTGGCCTCTTGGGCTCCGCGCCCTTCCTCTTCCTGTCCCTTGCCTGTGCTCGTGGTAGCATCGTGGCCACCTAT attttCATCTTTATTGGAGAGACGCTGCTGTCCATGAACTGGGCCGTCGTGGCTGACATTCTGTTG tATGTGGTGATCCCCACACGACGGTCCACTGCCGAGGCCTTCCAGATCGTGCTGTCCCACCTGCTGGGCGATGCTGGGAGCCCCTACCTCGTTGGCCTG ATCTCCGACCGCCTCCGCCGGAGCTGGCCCCCCTCCTTCTTGTCCGAGTTCCGAGCCCTGCAGTTCTCCCTCATGCTCTGCGCCTTTGTCGGGGCTCTGGGCGGGGCAGCCTTCCTGGGCACTGCCATCTTCATTGAGGGTGACCGCCGGCAGGCTCAGCTGCACGTGCAGG GTCTGCTGCGTGAGGCAGGGCCCACAGATGACCGGATCGTGGTACCCCGGCGAGGCCGCTCCACCCGCGTCCCCGTGTCCAGCGTGCTCATCTGA
- the SPNS1 gene encoding protein spinster homolog 1 isoform X1 — MTGSGTTWRRPWCSGGAERRRLQWAPNRVGSSVGPERGRARPPGTMSGSDTAPFLSQADDTDDGPVPGTPGLPGSMGNSKSEDPEVPDREGLQHITGLSPGHSALIVAVLCYINLLNYMDRFTVAGVLPDIEQFFDIGDSSSGLIQTVFISSYMVLAPVFGYLGDRYNRKYLMCGGIAFWSLVTLGSSFIPREQFWLLLLTRGLVGVGEASYSTIAPTLIADLFVADQRSRMLSVFYFAIPVGSGLGYIAGSKVKDMAGDWHWALRVTPGLGVVAVLLLFLVVREPPRGAVERHSDSPPLNPTSWWADLRALARNPSFILSSLGFTAVAFVTGSLALWAPAFLLRSRVVLGETPPCLPGDSCSSSDSLIFGLITCLTGVLGVGLGVEISRRLRRSNPRADPLVCAAGLLGSAPFLFLSLACARGSIVATYIFIFIGETLLSMNWAVVADILLYVVIPTRRSTAEAFQIVLSHLLGDAGSPYLVGLISDRLRRSWPPSFLSEFRALQFSLMLCAFVGALGGAAFLGTAIFIEGDRRQAQLHVQGLLREAGPTDDRIVVPRRGRSTRVPVSSVLI; from the exons ATGACCGGCTCCGGGACAACATGGCGGCGGCCGTGGTGCAGCGGCGGGGCTGAGCGACGGCGATTGCAGTGGGCTCCTaacaggg TGGGATCGTCGGTGGGACCGGAGCGCGGGCGGGCGAGGCCCCCCGGGACCATGTCCGGGTCCGACACCGCGCCCTTCCTCAGCCAGGCGGATGACACGGACGACGGGCCGGTGCCCGGCACCCCGGGGTTACCGGGGTCCATGGGGAACTCGAAGTCCGAGGATCCCGAGGTCCCGGACCGAGAGGGGCTGCAGCATATCACCGGCTTGTCTCCGGGCCATTCGGCTCTCATAGTGGCGGTGCTGTGCTACATCAACCTCCTCAACTACATGGACCGCTTCACCGTGGCTG GCGTCCTTCCAGACATTGAGCAGTTCTTCGACATCGGAGACAGCAGCTCCGGCCTCATCCAGACCG tGTTCATTTCCAGTTACATGGTGTTGGCACCTGTGTTTGGCTACCTGGGTGACAGGTACAATCGGAAGTATCTCATGTGCGGGGGCATTGCCTTCTGGTCCCTGGTGACACTGGGGTCGTCCTTCATCCCCAGAGAG CAATTCTGGCTCCTCCTCCTGACCCGGGGCCTGGTGGGGGTCGGGGAGGCCAGTTACTCCACTATCGCGCCCACCCTCATCGCCGACCTCTTCGTGGCAGACcagcgaagtcggatgcttagtgTGTTCTACTTTGCCATCCCGGTGGGCAG TGGTCTGGGTTACATTGCAGGCTCCAAAGTGAAAGATATGGCCGGGGACTGGCACTGGGCTCTGCGG GTGACACCAGGTCTAGGAGTGGTGGCTGTTCTGCTGCTGTTCCTGGTAGTCCGGGAGCCGCCACGGGGAGCTGTGGAACGCCACTCAGACTCACCGCCCCTGAACCCCACCTCGTGGTGGGCAGATCTGAGGGCTCTGGCAAGGAA TCCTAGTTTCATcctctcttcccttggcttcaCTGCTGTGGCCTTCGTCACGGGCTCCCTGGCTCTTTGGGCTCCTGCATTCTTGCTGCGTTCCCGTGTGGTCTTGGGGGAGACCCCCCCCTGCCTTCCTGGAGACTCCTGCTCTTCCTCTGACAG cctcatCTTTGGGCTCATCACCTGCCTGACCGGGGTCCTGGGTGTGGGCCTGGGCGTGGAGATCAGCCGCCGCCTCCGCCGTTCCAACCCCCGGGCTGACCCACTGGTCTGTGCTGCTGGCCTCTTGGGCTCCGCGCCCTTCCTCTTCCTGTCCCTTGCCTGTGCTCGTGGTAGCATCGTGGCCACCTAT attttCATCTTTATTGGAGAGACGCTGCTGTCCATGAACTGGGCCGTCGTGGCTGACATTCTGTTG tATGTGGTGATCCCCACACGACGGTCCACTGCCGAGGCCTTCCAGATCGTGCTGTCCCACCTGCTGGGCGATGCTGGGAGCCCCTACCTCGTTGGCCTG ATCTCCGACCGCCTCCGCCGGAGCTGGCCCCCCTCCTTCTTGTCCGAGTTCCGAGCCCTGCAGTTCTCCCTCATGCTCTGCGCCTTTGTCGGGGCTCTGGGCGGGGCAGCCTTCCTGGGCACTGCCATCTTCATTGAGGGTGACCGCCGGCAGGCTCAGCTGCACGTGCAGG GTCTGCTGCGTGAGGCAGGGCCCACAGATGACCGGATCGTGGTACCCCGGCGAGGCCGCTCCACCCGCGTCCCCGTGTCCAGCGTGCTCATCTGA
- the SPNS1 gene encoding protein spinster homolog 1 isoform X2 — MSGSDTAPFLSQADDTDDGPVPGTPGLPGSMGNSKSEDPEVPDREGLQHITGLSPGHSALIVAVLCYINLLNYMDRFTVAGVLPDIEQFFDIGDSSSGLIQTVFISSYMVLAPVFGYLGDRYNRKYLMCGGIAFWSLVTLGSSFIPREQFWLLLLTRGLVGVGEASYSTIAPTLIADLFVADQRSRMLSVFYFAIPVGSGLGYIAGSKVKDMAGDWHWALRVTPGLGVVAVLLLFLVVREPPRGAVERHSDSPPLNPTSWWADLRALARNPSFILSSLGFTAVAFVTGSLALWAPAFLLRSRVVLGETPPCLPGDSCSSSDSLIFGLITCLTGVLGVGLGVEISRRLRRSNPRADPLVCAAGLLGSAPFLFLSLACARGSIVATYIFIFIGETLLSMNWAVVADILLYVVIPTRRSTAEAFQIVLSHLLGDAGSPYLVGLISDRLRRSWPPSFLSEFRALQFSLMLCAFVGALGGAAFLGTAIFIEGDRRQAQLHVQGLLREAGPTDDRIVVPRRGRSTRVPVSSVLI, encoded by the exons ATGTCCGGGTCCGACACCGCGCCCTTCCTCAGCCAGGCGGATGACACGGACGACGGGCCGGTGCCCGGCACCCCGGGGTTACCGGGGTCCATGGGGAACTCGAAGTCCGAGGATCCCGAGGTCCCGGACCGAGAGGGGCTGCAGCATATCACCGGCTTGTCTCCGGGCCATTCGGCTCTCATAGTGGCGGTGCTGTGCTACATCAACCTCCTCAACTACATGGACCGCTTCACCGTGGCTG GCGTCCTTCCAGACATTGAGCAGTTCTTCGACATCGGAGACAGCAGCTCCGGCCTCATCCAGACCG tGTTCATTTCCAGTTACATGGTGTTGGCACCTGTGTTTGGCTACCTGGGTGACAGGTACAATCGGAAGTATCTCATGTGCGGGGGCATTGCCTTCTGGTCCCTGGTGACACTGGGGTCGTCCTTCATCCCCAGAGAG CAATTCTGGCTCCTCCTCCTGACCCGGGGCCTGGTGGGGGTCGGGGAGGCCAGTTACTCCACTATCGCGCCCACCCTCATCGCCGACCTCTTCGTGGCAGACcagcgaagtcggatgcttagtgTGTTCTACTTTGCCATCCCGGTGGGCAG TGGTCTGGGTTACATTGCAGGCTCCAAAGTGAAAGATATGGCCGGGGACTGGCACTGGGCTCTGCGG GTGACACCAGGTCTAGGAGTGGTGGCTGTTCTGCTGCTGTTCCTGGTAGTCCGGGAGCCGCCACGGGGAGCTGTGGAACGCCACTCAGACTCACCGCCCCTGAACCCCACCTCGTGGTGGGCAGATCTGAGGGCTCTGGCAAGGAA TCCTAGTTTCATcctctcttcccttggcttcaCTGCTGTGGCCTTCGTCACGGGCTCCCTGGCTCTTTGGGCTCCTGCATTCTTGCTGCGTTCCCGTGTGGTCTTGGGGGAGACCCCCCCCTGCCTTCCTGGAGACTCCTGCTCTTCCTCTGACAG cctcatCTTTGGGCTCATCACCTGCCTGACCGGGGTCCTGGGTGTGGGCCTGGGCGTGGAGATCAGCCGCCGCCTCCGCCGTTCCAACCCCCGGGCTGACCCACTGGTCTGTGCTGCTGGCCTCTTGGGCTCCGCGCCCTTCCTCTTCCTGTCCCTTGCCTGTGCTCGTGGTAGCATCGTGGCCACCTAT attttCATCTTTATTGGAGAGACGCTGCTGTCCATGAACTGGGCCGTCGTGGCTGACATTCTGTTG tATGTGGTGATCCCCACACGACGGTCCACTGCCGAGGCCTTCCAGATCGTGCTGTCCCACCTGCTGGGCGATGCTGGGAGCCCCTACCTCGTTGGCCTG ATCTCCGACCGCCTCCGCCGGAGCTGGCCCCCCTCCTTCTTGTCCGAGTTCCGAGCCCTGCAGTTCTCCCTCATGCTCTGCGCCTTTGTCGGGGCTCTGGGCGGGGCAGCCTTCCTGGGCACTGCCATCTTCATTGAGGGTGACCGCCGGCAGGCTCAGCTGCACGTGCAGG GTCTGCTGCGTGAGGCAGGGCCCACAGATGACCGGATCGTGGTACCCCGGCGAGGCCGCTCCACCCGCGTCCCCGTGTCCAGCGTGCTCATCTGA
- the SPNS1 gene encoding protein spinster homolog 1 isoform X3 encodes MGNSKSEDPEVPDREGLQHITGLSPGHSALIVAVLCYINLLNYMDRFTVAGVLPDIEQFFDIGDSSSGLIQTVFISSYMVLAPVFGYLGDRYNRKYLMCGGIAFWSLVTLGSSFIPREQFWLLLLTRGLVGVGEASYSTIAPTLIADLFVADQRSRMLSVFYFAIPVGSGLGYIAGSKVKDMAGDWHWALRVTPGLGVVAVLLLFLVVREPPRGAVERHSDSPPLNPTSWWADLRALARNPSFILSSLGFTAVAFVTGSLALWAPAFLLRSRVVLGETPPCLPGDSCSSSDSLIFGLITCLTGVLGVGLGVEISRRLRRSNPRADPLVCAAGLLGSAPFLFLSLACARGSIVATYIFIFIGETLLSMNWAVVADILLYVVIPTRRSTAEAFQIVLSHLLGDAGSPYLVGLISDRLRRSWPPSFLSEFRALQFSLMLCAFVGALGGAAFLGTAIFIEGDRRQAQLHVQGLLREAGPTDDRIVVPRRGRSTRVPVSSVLI; translated from the exons ATGGGGAACTCGAAGTCCGAGGATCCCGAGGTCCCGGACCGAGAGGGGCTGCAGCATATCACCGGCTTGTCTCCGGGCCATTCGGCTCTCATAGTGGCGGTGCTGTGCTACATCAACCTCCTCAACTACATGGACCGCTTCACCGTGGCTG GCGTCCTTCCAGACATTGAGCAGTTCTTCGACATCGGAGACAGCAGCTCCGGCCTCATCCAGACCG tGTTCATTTCCAGTTACATGGTGTTGGCACCTGTGTTTGGCTACCTGGGTGACAGGTACAATCGGAAGTATCTCATGTGCGGGGGCATTGCCTTCTGGTCCCTGGTGACACTGGGGTCGTCCTTCATCCCCAGAGAG CAATTCTGGCTCCTCCTCCTGACCCGGGGCCTGGTGGGGGTCGGGGAGGCCAGTTACTCCACTATCGCGCCCACCCTCATCGCCGACCTCTTCGTGGCAGACcagcgaagtcggatgcttagtgTGTTCTACTTTGCCATCCCGGTGGGCAG TGGTCTGGGTTACATTGCAGGCTCCAAAGTGAAAGATATGGCCGGGGACTGGCACTGGGCTCTGCGG GTGACACCAGGTCTAGGAGTGGTGGCTGTTCTGCTGCTGTTCCTGGTAGTCCGGGAGCCGCCACGGGGAGCTGTGGAACGCCACTCAGACTCACCGCCCCTGAACCCCACCTCGTGGTGGGCAGATCTGAGGGCTCTGGCAAGGAA TCCTAGTTTCATcctctcttcccttggcttcaCTGCTGTGGCCTTCGTCACGGGCTCCCTGGCTCTTTGGGCTCCTGCATTCTTGCTGCGTTCCCGTGTGGTCTTGGGGGAGACCCCCCCCTGCCTTCCTGGAGACTCCTGCTCTTCCTCTGACAG cctcatCTTTGGGCTCATCACCTGCCTGACCGGGGTCCTGGGTGTGGGCCTGGGCGTGGAGATCAGCCGCCGCCTCCGCCGTTCCAACCCCCGGGCTGACCCACTGGTCTGTGCTGCTGGCCTCTTGGGCTCCGCGCCCTTCCTCTTCCTGTCCCTTGCCTGTGCTCGTGGTAGCATCGTGGCCACCTAT attttCATCTTTATTGGAGAGACGCTGCTGTCCATGAACTGGGCCGTCGTGGCTGACATTCTGTTG tATGTGGTGATCCCCACACGACGGTCCACTGCCGAGGCCTTCCAGATCGTGCTGTCCCACCTGCTGGGCGATGCTGGGAGCCCCTACCTCGTTGGCCTG ATCTCCGACCGCCTCCGCCGGAGCTGGCCCCCCTCCTTCTTGTCCGAGTTCCGAGCCCTGCAGTTCTCCCTCATGCTCTGCGCCTTTGTCGGGGCTCTGGGCGGGGCAGCCTTCCTGGGCACTGCCATCTTCATTGAGGGTGACCGCCGGCAGGCTCAGCTGCACGTGCAGG GTCTGCTGCGTGAGGCAGGGCCCACAGATGACCGGATCGTGGTACCCCGGCGAGGCCGCTCCACCCGCGTCCCCGTGTCCAGCGTGCTCATCTGA